A region from the Desertibacillus haloalkaliphilus genome encodes:
- a CDS encoding alpha/beta hydrolase, whose protein sequence is MLSYLTASAMVKRSLLFVLIMIFITIFAVFVYIQQWASTDHGKLPAKTAVILHAINNQLVPLDPDILPDRLLTKRSKGQPTMVQEDQSISVSDGSQIPVRIYRPLGKEQVPIIMYYHGGAFMEGYGNIHTHHSITRALSRQTGCIVISVGYRVAPHYVFPTAIEDSYEALKWAHEHAGELGGDPSQMAVVGDSAGGNIATVVATMARDRNGPDLKAQALFYPLTTFKDIENESRQAFDSGYFLLSRSVMELARESYTPDKVMWLNPYTSPLEAEDLSNLPPALVITAEFDPLRDEGEAYAEKLSEAGVAVRASRYLGVMHAFISFHDIMQSGRAGLAETAGFLTDAFENGIDHEPLTIQVKQHPSGLNRVRDDTEAFLMGAYLLGKSGMNAFTGF, encoded by the coding sequence GTGCTGTCTTATTTGACAGCAAGTGCTATGGTGAAGAGAAGTTTACTATTTGTACTTATCATGATCTTTATTACGATATTCGCTGTTTTTGTATACATACAACAATGGGCTTCAACTGATCATGGAAAGCTTCCTGCAAAAACGGCAGTGATTCTACATGCGATAAATAATCAGCTTGTACCTCTTGATCCTGATATTCTTCCTGACCGACTTCTTACCAAGAGGTCAAAGGGGCAGCCAACAATGGTTCAAGAAGATCAGAGCATTTCAGTTTCAGATGGCAGTCAAATTCCGGTTCGTATCTACCGACCGCTTGGAAAAGAACAGGTACCGATTATCATGTATTATCATGGCGGCGCCTTTATGGAAGGCTATGGGAACATTCATACTCATCATAGTATTACTCGTGCTCTGTCTCGACAAACAGGGTGTATCGTCATTTCAGTTGGATACCGTGTCGCTCCTCACTATGTGTTTCCAACGGCTATTGAAGATAGTTATGAGGCTTTAAAATGGGCACATGAACATGCCGGTGAATTGGGAGGAGATCCATCTCAGATGGCCGTTGTCGGTGATAGTGCAGGAGGTAATATTGCTACCGTCGTGGCGACAATGGCACGTGATCGTAACGGTCCAGATCTTAAAGCACAAGCATTATTTTACCCGTTAACGACATTTAAAGATATTGAAAATGAATCTAGGCAAGCCTTTGATAGTGGATATTTCCTCTTATCAAGAAGTGTTATGGAACTAGCACGTGAGTCTTATACTCCAGATAAGGTGATGTGGCTAAACCCATATACATCACCATTGGAGGCAGAGGATTTATCAAATCTACCGCCAGCTTTGGTAATTACAGCCGAATTTGATCCTTTACGTGATGAAGGGGAAGCCTATGCAGAAAAACTTTCCGAGGCTGGTGTTGCTGTCAGAGCATCACGTTACCTTGGCGTGATGCATGCATTTATTTCGTTCCATGATATTATGCAGAGCGGCCGTGCAGGTTTAGCTGAAACAGCGGGTTTTTTAACTGATGCGTTTGAAAATGGTATAGATCATGAACCTTTGACTATCCAAGTTAAACAACATCCATCAGGATTGAATCGGGTACGAGATGATACCGAAGCCTTTTTAATGGGAGCGTATTTACTCGGTAAAAGTGGTATGAATGCGTTTACTGGTTTCTAG
- the panE gene encoding 2-dehydropantoate 2-reductase, with product MRVLVLGAGAVGGYFGGRLVEKGEDVTFLVRDKRKAQLDHHGLVINSIHGDVRLQPKTLLASEKEEPFDVILLATKAYHLDEAIKAVKPYVNSHSIILPLLNGIGHLQTLKEAFDHQQVIGGLCFIESTLNEKGEIVQTSGTHKLTYGEFSGEKTTRVQALETLFSTANATFELSDTIEQDLWHKYLFITTLSGMTTLMRSATGPILETEYGRDISKQLFAEVASIMRAVQAPLASEIEEKQFHLLTKQSYTMKASMLRDIEKHTPIEADHIQGYLLELARTYHVKAPLLEVVYTHLKAYEINRKNESK from the coding sequence ATGCGTGTATTAGTGTTAGGTGCAGGAGCTGTTGGTGGCTATTTTGGAGGACGTTTAGTTGAAAAAGGGGAGGATGTAACCTTCCTTGTACGTGACAAGCGCAAGGCGCAGTTAGATCACCATGGGTTAGTGATCAATAGCATCCATGGAGATGTACGTCTTCAACCAAAAACATTGCTGGCAAGTGAGAAAGAGGAACCATTTGATGTCATCTTGTTAGCGACGAAGGCTTATCATTTAGATGAAGCGATAAAAGCTGTGAAACCGTATGTAAATAGCCATTCCATTATCCTTCCATTATTAAATGGGATTGGTCACTTACAGACGTTAAAGGAAGCCTTTGATCACCAACAAGTGATCGGTGGCTTATGTTTTATTGAGTCTACGTTAAATGAAAAAGGAGAGATCGTTCAAACAAGTGGTACGCATAAACTAACGTATGGGGAATTTAGCGGTGAAAAGACGACTCGTGTTCAAGCATTAGAAACGCTATTTTCTACCGCCAATGCGACATTTGAGTTGAGTGATACGATTGAACAAGACTTATGGCATAAGTACCTTTTTATTACAACGTTATCTGGGATGACAACCCTCATGCGTTCAGCGACAGGACCAATTCTTGAAACGGAATATGGTCGTGACATTTCAAAACAGCTATTTGCTGAAGTTGCATCGATCATGCGTGCCGTACAAGCACCACTTGCATCGGAAATTGAGGAAAAACAATTTCATCTGCTAACAAAACAAAGTTATACAATGAAGGCCTCCATGCTTCGTGATATCGAAAAGCATACACCAATTGAAGCTGATCACATACAAGGCTATTTGTTAGAGTTAGCACGTACGTATCACGTTAAAGCTCCACTTTTAGAAGTCGTTTATACACACCTTAAGGCGTATGAAATTAACCGAAAAAATGAAAGTAAGTAG
- a CDS encoding GNAT family N-acetyltransferase — MNIINITSEVECKQAYNVEKSSYRDDIAASMDAFSYRFEHFRDFFFIAKDRGEVIGVTNGVRTAEPNVADDRMKGEGGEPARDGDYFVILTVAVKPSERRKQIGSKLVQHVISEARKHQLKGILLMCEKHLIEFYGALGFTYMKPSSSSHGGVHWHEMQYQLQ, encoded by the coding sequence ATGAACATAATCAACATAACGTCTGAGGTGGAGTGCAAACAAGCATATAACGTTGAAAAATCTTCGTATCGAGATGATATTGCTGCATCAATGGATGCATTCTCGTATCGATTTGAACATTTTCGTGATTTCTTTTTTATTGCAAAGGACCGAGGAGAAGTCATCGGTGTAACTAATGGCGTCAGAACGGCTGAACCCAATGTAGCGGATGATCGCATGAAGGGTGAAGGGGGTGAACCTGCACGAGATGGAGATTATTTCGTCATTTTAACGGTAGCTGTAAAACCGTCAGAACGACGCAAACAGATCGGTTCAAAACTTGTGCAACACGTCATTTCCGAGGCAAGAAAACATCAGTTAAAAGGAATTTTGCTCATGTGTGAAAAACACCTTATTGAGTTTTATGGTGCCCTTGGTTTTACATACATGAAACCATCGTCATCCTCACACGGTGGCGTGCACTGGCACGAGATGCAATATCAGTTACAATAA
- a CDS encoding ABC-F family ATP-binding cassette domain-containing protein, translated as MISTSGVSLRYGDRKLFEDVNIKFTPGNCYGLIGANGAGKSTFLKILSGEIEPNKGEVIITPGERLAVLKQDHFQYDDEQVLQTVIMGHERLYEIMQEKDAIYAKPDFSDEDGIRSAELEGEFAELNGWEAESEAAILLSGLGIPDELHDKQMKELPGAEKVKVLLAQALFGKPEILLLDEPTNHLDIKAIMWLENFLMNYENTVIVVSHDRHFLNKVCTHIADLDFGKIELYVGNYDFWYESSQLALKMAQEANKKKEEKIKELQNFVARFSANASKSKQATSRKKLLEKISLDDIKPSSRRYPFVNFTPNREIGNDLLLVEGLTKTIDGEKVLDNVSFRMTKDDKIAFVGRNEIAITTLFKILMGELEPDSGSYKWGITTSQAYFPKDNSKYFDGVDLNLVDWLRQYSPEDQSESFLRGFLGRMLFSGEEVKKEASVLSGGEKVRCMLSKMMLSGANVLLLDDPTNHLDLESITALNNGLISYKGSMLFTSHDHQFIETIANRIIELTPNGLVDKQMSYNEYIEDESLQKEVEAMYS; from the coding sequence ATGATTAGTACGAGTGGTGTTAGTCTTCGTTACGGAGACCGCAAATTATTCGAGGATGTAAATATTAAATTTACACCAGGAAATTGTTACGGCTTAATTGGTGCCAATGGCGCAGGGAAGTCAACGTTTCTAAAGATTTTATCAGGGGAGATTGAGCCAAACAAAGGAGAAGTTATTATTACTCCTGGTGAGCGGTTAGCAGTTTTAAAGCAGGACCACTTCCAATATGATGACGAACAGGTCTTACAAACGGTTATCATGGGGCATGAACGTTTGTATGAGATCATGCAAGAAAAGGACGCGATATATGCAAAGCCGGACTTTTCCGATGAAGACGGCATTCGTTCAGCAGAATTAGAGGGAGAGTTTGCTGAATTGAACGGTTGGGAGGCTGAATCAGAAGCTGCGATTTTACTTTCAGGGCTAGGAATTCCTGACGAGCTTCATGATAAACAAATGAAAGAGCTTCCTGGAGCTGAAAAGGTCAAGGTCCTACTTGCCCAAGCGTTGTTTGGTAAGCCAGAGATTTTACTATTAGACGAGCCTACGAACCACTTAGATATAAAAGCAATCATGTGGTTAGAAAACTTTTTAATGAACTATGAAAATACAGTCATTGTAGTTTCACATGATCGTCACTTTTTAAATAAGGTTTGTACACACATTGCTGATCTCGATTTCGGTAAAATTGAACTTTATGTTGGAAACTACGACTTTTGGTATGAATCTAGTCAATTGGCATTAAAGATGGCTCAAGAAGCCAATAAGAAAAAAGAAGAAAAAATTAAAGAACTACAAAACTTTGTCGCTCGTTTTAGTGCAAATGCGTCAAAGTCAAAACAGGCAACTTCTAGAAAGAAGCTTTTAGAAAAAATTTCACTTGATGACATTAAACCATCGTCACGTCGCTACCCGTTTGTTAATTTTACTCCAAATCGAGAAATTGGAAATGATTTGCTTTTGGTTGAAGGCTTGACGAAAACGATTGATGGTGAAAAAGTTCTTGATAATGTTAGCTTTCGTATGACGAAAGACGATAAAATTGCGTTCGTTGGTCGTAACGAAATTGCGATTACAACGCTATTTAAAATCTTAATGGGTGAACTTGAGCCGGATAGCGGTAGTTATAAGTGGGGCATTACAACTTCACAAGCGTATTTTCCAAAGGATAATTCGAAATACTTTGATGGTGTTGACTTAAACCTAGTTGATTGGCTACGTCAATACTCACCGGAAGATCAGAGTGAGAGCTTTTTACGCGGATTTTTAGGGAGAATGTTGTTCTCTGGTGAAGAAGTTAAAAAAGAAGCGAGCGTCTTATCTGGTGGTGAAAAAGTTCGTTGTATGCTATCAAAAATGATGTTAAGTGGTGCGAATGTCCTTCTTCTTGATGACCCAACGAACCACCTTGATCTAGAGTCAATTACAGCTTTAAATAATGGGTTAATTAGCTATAAAGGGTCAATGCTATTTACTTCGCATGACCATCAGTTCATTGAAACGATCGCCAACCGTATCATTGAATTGACTCCGAATGGTCTAGTTGATAAACAAATGAGTTATAACGAATACATTGAAGATGAAAGCTTACAAAAAGAAGTAGAAGCTATGTATAGTTAA
- a CDS encoding alpha/beta hydrolase family protein gives MATKNIQVDVNGKGLAGVLHVPNQNENNKVPVIIFVHGFVGSKVGEHRLFVKAARYFVDHGYAVLRFDFSGCGESDGDYGEVTLTNQINELKAMIDVATNESLLDGDQITVIGHSLGGAVSALTSAQDQRIQRLMLWSPVARPYEDITRITGKQAVRVAKRVGSFDYLGFSLRHEFFADLKKHAPLVAIRSYHGPVGVIHADDDEQVPKTNAADYVKALEQGRTESVIKDYIATADHTFSGYSYENELFSKSLAWLRQTTTTLTR, from the coding sequence ATGGCGACAAAGAATATACAGGTTGATGTCAATGGAAAAGGATTAGCGGGAGTTTTACACGTTCCAAATCAAAATGAAAACAATAAGGTACCAGTGATTATCTTCGTGCACGGCTTTGTAGGTAGTAAGGTTGGGGAACATCGTCTATTTGTAAAAGCAGCACGTTACTTTGTCGACCATGGATATGCGGTTCTTCGTTTTGATTTTAGTGGCTGTGGAGAAAGTGACGGCGATTATGGTGAAGTTACGTTAACGAACCAAATAAATGAATTGAAGGCAATGATTGATGTGGCGACAAACGAATCATTGCTAGATGGTGACCAAATCACAGTTATTGGTCATAGCTTGGGAGGAGCTGTTTCAGCACTTACCTCTGCGCAAGATCAACGCATTCAGCGATTAATGCTATGGTCGCCAGTAGCAAGACCATATGAGGACATTACTCGTATTACTGGTAAACAAGCGGTTAGAGTGGCAAAGAGAGTGGGAAGTTTTGATTATTTAGGTTTTTCACTTCGTCATGAATTCTTTGCTGATTTGAAAAAACATGCCCCTTTAGTAGCGATCCGTTCTTATCATGGACCGGTGGGTGTCATTCATGCAGATGATGATGAACAAGTTCCAAAAACAAATGCTGCTGATTATGTTAAGGCATTAGAGCAAGGGAGAACTGAGTCTGTTATCAAAGATTACATCGCTACTGCTGATCATACATTTTCAGGTTATTCGTATGAAAACGAATTATTTTCAAAATCGTTAGCGTGGCTGAGGCAAACAACGACTACCCTTACCCGATAA